Proteins encoded within one genomic window of Brassica rapa cultivar Chiifu-401-42 chromosome A09, CAAS_Brap_v3.01, whole genome shotgun sequence:
- the LOC103837531 gene encoding NAC domain-containing protein 104, producing MNLPPGFRFFPTDEELVVHFLHRRASLLPCHPDVIPDLDLYPYDPWDLPGKALGEGRQWYFYSRKTQERVTSNGYWESMGIDEPVFTSSTHKRVGIKKYLTFYLGDSQTNWVMQEYSLPDSSSSSGRSSKRSSRGSTSSSHKPDYSKWVICRVYEQNSSEEEDDDGAELSCLDEVFLSLDDLDEVSLP from the exons ATGAATTTACCACCGGGATTCAGATTCTTTCCCACGGACGAAGAGCTCGTCGTCCACTTCCTCCACCGTAGAGCTTCACTCTTGCCTTGTCATCCTGACGTCATCCCTGACCTCGATCTTTACCCTTACGATCCTTGGGACCTTCCCG GGAAAGCTTTGGGGGAAGGGAGGCAATGGTACTTCTACAGTAGAAAGACGCAAGAAAGAGTGACAAGCAATGGGTATTGGGAATCAATGGGAATAGACGAGCCAGTTTTCACAAGCTCCACACACAAGAGAGTGGGTATAAAAAAGTATCTGACTTTCTATCTCGGGGATTCTCAGACTAACTGGGTCATGCAAGAATATTCTCTCCCAGATTCCTCTTCTTCATCTGGTCGATCTTCTAAGAGATCAAGCCGTGGTTCTACTAGTTCTAGTCATAAACCA GATTATAGCAAGTGGGTAATATGCAGAGTGTATGAACAAAATTCCAGtgaagaagaggatgatgatggGGCAGAACTCTCATGTCTGGATGAAGTGTTTTTGTCTTTAGATGATCTTGACGAAGTAAGCTTACCGTAA
- the LOC103837532 gene encoding uncharacterized protein LOC103837532 codes for MDRADTSGFISDNLKDTALTLKCLGSSSGRLMGSSHHHHNLCSDVTTCPDGGCRLVLGLGPTPPSYYYNVSVNNNNKVSASCGTVQELSSGGNSILQLGPPSVTMDSFSGLDCSSLTYTYTNAYNSQLSHHESEFSVGTSFSYKTASTTSSQHRTTNPKKCRFMGCAKGARGASGLCIGHGGGQRCQKPGCNKGAESKTTFCKAHGGGKRCQHLGCTKSAEGKTDFCISHGGGRRCGFPEGCGKAARGKSGLCIKHGGGKRCRVEGCKRSAEGQAGLCISHGGGRRCQSLDCTKGAQGSTNYCKGHGGGKRCIFGGCAKGAEGSTPLCKAHGGGKRCMFDGGGICSKSVHGGTSFCVAHGGGKRCVVVGCTKSARGRTDCCVKHGGGKRCKCLGCEKSAQGRTELCKAHGGGKRCSWGGGLVCEKFARGKSGLCAAHNSMAQDKAGSKIGLIGPGLFSGLVSTTTDYSLSGVSAVSDCTDSIDRYPQQHLEKRQKVMIPMQVLVPPSMKSLRFSNTERPETDNKSSNSNGRNMLDLMIHEERVHGGGLMSLLNGSLKQTLKR; via the exons ATGGACAGGGCAGACACAAGTGGATTTATCAGTG ACAATCTCAAAGATACTGCTCTCACCTTGAAATGCCTTGGAAGCAGCTCAGGGAGATTAATGGGGAGCTCTCACCACCACCATAACCTTTGTTCAGATGTAACTACTTGTCCTGATGGTGGTTGCCGGTTGGTTCTAGGTTTAGGTCCAACACCTCCCTCGTACTATTACAATGTCAGTgttaataacaacaacaaagtCTCAGCTTCCTGTGGAACGGTTCAGGAGCTCTCATCAGGGGGTAACTCAATCTTGCAACTCGGTCCTCCTTCTGTGACCATGGACAGTTTCAGCGGGCTTGATTGTTCCTCACTGACATATACATACACTAATGCTTATAATTCACAGCTGAGCCATCATGAGTCAGAGTTCTCTGTAGGTACTTCTTTCTCTTACAAGACAGCATCTACCACATCTTCTCAGCACAGAACAACCAATCCAAAGAAGTGCAGATTCATGGGATGTGCCAAAGGAGCTAGAGGAGCATCTGGACTCTGCATTGGCCATGGAGGTGGGCAGAGATGTCAAAAACCAGGCTGCAACAAAGGTGCTGAGAGCAAAACCACTTTCTGCAAAGCACATGGTGGAGGAAAGAGATGCCAACACTTGGGATGCACAAAAAGCGCTGAAGGGAAAACAGATTTTTGCATATCTCATGGAGGTGGAAGAAGGTGTGGGTTCCCTGAAGGATGTGGTAAAGCTGCACGTGGCAAATCAGGACTCTGCATCAAGCACGGTGGTGGCAAAAGGTGTAGGGTTGAAGGATGTAAGCGAAGTGCTGAGGGACAAGCTGGTCTTTGTATATCACATGGTGGTGGGAGGCGTTGTCAGTCTTTAGACTGTACAAAAGGAGCTCAAGGGAGTACTAACTACTGCAAAGGTCATGGTGGTGGGAAACGTTGTATATTTGGTGGATGTGCTAAAGGAGCTGAAGGTAGTACTCCTCTGTGTAAAGCACACGGTGGAGGGAAACGTTGTATGTTTGATGGAGGTGGGATATGTTCTAAAAGTGTGCATGGTGGGACGAGTTTCTGTGTAGCTCATGGTGGGGGGAAGAGATGTGTGGTGGTGGGGTGTACTAAGAGCGCTCGTGGGAGGACTGATTGTTGTGTGAAGCATGGTGGTGGGAAACGGTGTAAGTGTTTAGGGTGTGAGAAGAGTGCACAAGGTAGAACTGAGTTGTGCAAGGCTCATGGTGGAGGTAAACGCTGCTCGTGGGGAGGAGGTTTGGTATGTGAGAAGTTTGCTAGAGGGAAGAGTGGTTTATGCGCTGCGCATAATAGTATGGCTCAGGACAAAGCTGGAAGCAAGATTGGTTTGATTGGACCGGGACTTTTTAGTGGTCTTGTCTCTACCACCACTGATTATTCTCTGTCTGGAGTCAGTGCGGTCTCTGATTGCACTGACTCCATTGACCGCTATCCGCAGCAGCATCTTGAGAAAAGACAGAAGGTGATGATACCAATGCAGGTTCTTGTGCCTCCATCTATGAAATCTTTAAGGTTTTCAAACACTGAGAGACCTGAAACAGACAATAAGAGTAGCAACAGCAATGGGAGGAACATGTTGGACTTAATGATTCATGAGGAGAGAGTTCATGGTGGTGGGCTTATGTCTCTGCTTAATGGCAGCCTGAAGCAGACACTAAAAAGGTAG
- the LOC103837534 gene encoding magnesium transporter MRS2-2 translates to MAHNSVNVVATKTKPQSSRSWVSIVATGESEALDVDKYAIMHRVQIHARDLRILDPNLSYPSTILGRERAIVLNLEHIKAIITSEEVLLRDPSDEHVIPVVKELERRLPVGNEEHHGQGDGKENSNAHNDADAGEEDESPFEFRALEVFLEAICSFLAARTTELETAAYPALDELTSKISSRNLDRVRKLKSAMTRLTARVQKVRDELEQLLDDDDDMADLYLSRKLFSASSASTSPNYYLTSPTIGSKISRASRASLATVRGDENDVEELEMLLEAYFMQIDSTLNRLTTLREYIDDTEDYINIQLDNHRNQLIQLELVLSSGTVCSSFYSLVAGIFGMNIPYTWNNDHGYMFKYVVIGTGMCCVILFVFIMSHARYKGLVGS, encoded by the exons ATGGCGCATAATAGCGTTAACGTGGTAGCGACCAAGACGAAGCCTCAATCGTCGCGGAGTTGGGTTAGTATAGTGGCGACGGGAGAGAGTGAGGCGCTAGATGTTGATAAGTATGCTATCATGCACCGTGTCCAGATCCACGCTCGTGATCTTCGGATTCTTGACCCGAATTTATCTTACCCGTCTACTATTCTTGGCCGTGAGAGAGCCATTGTGCTCAATTTGGAG CATATCAAGGCGATTATCACTTCCGAAGAG GTTTTGCTACGGGATCCATCAGATGAACATGTTATTCCCGTTGTGAAGGAGCTTGAAAGACGCTTACCTGTTGGTAACGAAGAACACCATGGTCAAGGAGATGGGAAAGAGAACTCAAATGCACATAATGACGCTGATGCTGGCGAAGAAGATG AATCCCCATTTGAGTTTCGGGCGCTTGAAGTTTTCTTGGAAGCAATCTGCAGCTTCTTAGCTGCAAGAACAACAGAGTTAGAAACAGCTGCTTATCCTGCTTTGGATGAGCTTACATCAAAG ATTAGTAGCCGTAACTTGGATAGAGTTCGGAAGCTGAAGAGTGCAATGACTCGGTTAACGGCTCGAGTTCAAAAGGTAAGAGATGAGCTGGAACAGTTgctggatgatgatgatgacatggCGGATCTTTACCTTTCGAGGAAACTCTTCAGCGCTTCCTCAGCGTCCACTAGTCCAAATTACTATCTCACTTCCCCAACAATAGGCTCCAAGATCTCGAGAGCGAGCAGAGCGAGTCTAGCCACAGTTCGTGGGGATGAAAACGATGTTGAAGAGCTTGAGATGTTGCTCGAGGCATACTTCATGCAAATCGACAGCACTTTGAACAGATTAACAACA CTACGTGAGTATATCGATGACACAGAGGATTACATCAACATCCAGCTAGACAATCATCGTAATCAGCTGATTCAG CTGGAGCTTGTGTTGAGTTCTGGAACCGTTTGCTCATCGTTTTACTCTCTGGTCGCTGGAATATTCGGGATGAACATTCCATACACATGGAACAATGACCATGGATACATGTTCAAATAT GTTGTGATCGGGACAGGGATGTGTTGTGTAATCTTGTTCGTGTTCATTATGTCGCATGCTCGGTACAAAGGGCTTGTGGGAAGTTAA
- the LOC103837535 gene encoding beta-D-xylosidase 4: MGSSSPLTRRNRAPSSVLLTFFCFILCFSHSSNAQTKPVFACDVDTNPSLAAYGFCNTVLKIEYRVADLVARLTLQEKIGFLVNKANGVTRLGIPTYEWWSEALHGVSYVGPGTHFSGLVPGATSFPQVILTAASFNVSLFQAIGKVVSTEARAMYNVGLAGLTYWSPNVNIFRDPRWGRGQETPGEDPLLSSKYASGYVKGLQETDCGDANRLKVAACCKHYTAYDVDNWKGVERYNFNAVVNQQDMDDTYQPPFKSCVVDGNVASVMCSYNQVNGKPTCADPDLLAGVIRGEWKLYGYIVSDCDSVDVLYKNQHYTKTPEEAAAISINAGLDLNCGSFLGQHTEAAVKAGLVSEAAINKAISNNFLTLMRLGFFDGDPKKQIYGGLGPKDVCTPANQELAAEAARQGIVLLKNTGCLPLSHTTIKSLAVIGPNANVTKTMIGNYEGTPCKYTTPLQGLAGTVPTTYLQGCSNVACAVADVEGATKLAADADVTMLVMGADQSIEAESRDRVDLNLPGQQQELVTQVAKAAKGPVLLVIMSGGGFDITFAKNDPKIAGILWVGYPGESGGIAIADVIFGRYNPSGRLPMTWYPQSYVEKVPMTNMNMRPDTSNGYPGRTYRFYTGETVYSFGDGLSYTKFSHSLVKAPRVVSLRLEENHVCRSSECQSLDAVGPHCENTVSGFEVQVKVRNGGEREGVHTVFLFTTPPEVHGAPRKHLLGFEKIRLGKMEEAVVKFKVDVCKDLSVVDEIGKRKIGLGQHRLHVGDLKHSLSIRI; encoded by the exons ATGGGCTCTTCTTCTCCACTAACAAGGCGAAACAGAGCACCATCCTCTGTTCTTCTTACCTTCTTCTGTTTCATTCTCTGTTTCTCACATTCATCTAACGCTCAAACCAAGCCCGTTTTCGCCTGCGATGTCGACACAAACCCATCTCTCGCAGCTTACGGATTCTGCAACACTGTTCTGAAGATCGAGTACAGAGTCGCTGATCTTGTCGCGAGGCTCACGCTACAAGAAAAGATAGGGTTTTTAGTGAATAAAGCTAACGGCGTGACGCGGCTTGGTATTCCGACGTATGAATGGTGGTCGGAAGCACTTCACGGCGTTTCTTACGTAGGACCCGGTACACATTTCTCCGGCCTAGTTCCCGGCGCAACGAGCTTTCCGCAGGTCATACTCACCGCCGCTTCTTTTAACGTATCTCTGTTTCAAGCCATTGGCaag GTTGTCTCGACCGAGGCGAGGGCAATGTACAACGTTGGATTAGCTGGTTTAACTTACTGGTCACCGAATGTCAACATATTCCGAGATCCGAGATGGGGAAGAGGACAAGAAACTCCTGGAGAAGATCCATTGCTTTCTAGCAAGTATGCTTCAGGATACGTTAAGGGTCTCCAAGAAACTGACTGTGGAGATGCTAACCGCCTCAAAGTTGCTGCATGCTGCAAACACTACACAGCTTACGATGTTGATAATTGGAAAGGCGTAGAACGTTACAATTTCAACGCCGTG GTGAATCAACAAGACATGGACGATACATATCAACCACCGTTCAAGAGTTGTGTGGTTGATGGGAATGTGGCTAGTGTTATGTGTTCTTATAATCAAGTTAACGGTAAACCAACATGCGCTGATCCGGATCTACTTGCTGGTGTTATCCGCGGCGAGTGGAAGTTATACGG gtaCATTGTTTCAGATTGTGATTCAGTAGATGTGTTGTATAAGAACCAACACTATACTAAAACTCCAGAGGAAGCTGCAGCTATATCTATCAATGCAGGTTTGGACTTGAACTGTGGTTCGTTCTTGGGTCAACACACAGAAGCTGCTGTTAAAGCCGGTTTGGTAAGCGAGGCAGCTATCAACAAAGCTATTTCAAACAACTTTTTGACCCTTATGCGGTTAGGATTCTTCGACGGAGATCCAAAGAAACAAATCTACGGCGGGCTAGGTCCTAAAGACGTTTGCACGCCGGCGAACCAAGAGCTAGCCGCAGAAGCAGCGAGACAAGGCATTGTCCTGCTGAAAAACACCGGATGCTTACCTCTCTCTCATACAACGATCAAATCACTAGCCGTGATTGGACCGAACGCTAATGTCACCAAAACAATGATCGGAAACTACGAAGGCACGCCGTGCAAGTACACAACGCCGCTTCAAGGATTGGCCGGGACCGTGCCAACAACGTATCTACAAGGATGTTCCAATGTGGCTTGCGCGGTGGCGGATGTAGAAGGCGCCACGAAGCTAGCCGCAGATGCGGATGTGACGATGTTAGTGATGGGTGCGGATCAGTCTATAGAGGCAGAGAGCCGTGATAGAGTTGATTTGAACCTTCCTGGACAACAACAAGAGCTGGTGACACAAGTGGCTAAAGCTGCTAAAGGACCTGTCTTGCTTGTGATCATGTCTGGTGGAGGCTTTGATATTACTTTCGCTAAGAATGATCCGAAGATCGCCGGAATCTTGTGGGTTGGTTACCCCGGAGAATCTGGTGGTATAGCCATCGCTGACGTCATCTTTGGCCGTTACAACCCAA GTGGAAGGTTACCGATGACGTGGTATCCACAATCCTACGTGGAGAAAGTTCCGATGACTAATATGAACATGAGACCCGATACCTCAAACGGGTATCCGGGTCGGACTTACCGGTTCTACACCGGAGAAACAGTTTACTCCTTCGGAGATGGACTCAGCTACACCAAGTTCAGCCACAGCTTAGTCAAAGCTCCACGTGTCGTCTCTCTCCGTCTTGAAGAGAATCACGTTTGCCGATCATCGGAGTGTCAATCTTTGGATGCGGTTGGACCACACTGCGAGAACACTGTCTCCGGTTTCGAGGTTCAGGTTAAGGTAAGGAACGGTGGGGAGAGAGAAGGGGTTCACACGGTGTTTTTGTTCACGACGCCGCCGGAGGTTCATGGAGCGCCGAGGAAGCATCTTTTGGGGTTTGAGAAAATTCGTTTGGGGAAGATGGAAGAAGCGGTGGTTAAGTTTAAGGTTGATGTCTGTAAAGATCTAAGCGTTGTCGATGAGATCGGTAAGAGGAAGATTGGTTTGGGTCAGCATCGTCTTCACGTTGGTGACTTGAAACATTCTTTGAGTATTAGAATCTGA